Proteins encoded within one genomic window of Phototrophicus methaneseepsis:
- the groES gene encoding co-chaperone GroES has product MADVNIRPLGDRVVVEPIEQETTTASGLVLPETAKEKPQTGKVLAVGLGRKDDDGDRIAMDVEEGQTILFAKYAGTEIKLGEKKVLIMKESDILGIVE; this is encoded by the coding sequence ATGGCGGACGTGAATATTCGCCCCCTGGGTGATCGTGTGGTCGTTGAGCCCATCGAGCAAGAAACAACCACCGCAAGCGGTCTGGTCCTGCCAGAAACCGCCAAAGAGAAACCGCAAACTGGTAAAGTCCTGGCCGTGGGCCTGGGCCGTAAAGATGATGATGGCGACCGCATCGCTATGGATGTCGAAGAAGGCCAGACCATCCTCTTTGCCAAGTACGCGGGTACCGAAATCAAACTGGGCGAGAAAAAAGTCCTCATCATGAAGGAATCCGACATTCTGGGCATCGTTGAGTAG
- a CDS encoding PIN domain-containing protein: protein MSYYTALLDANILYPAPIRDMMVQLAVEDLFRAKWTEDIHREWIEALLRNEPYRERAALERTRNLMDKATRDSLVTGYKPLINSLTLPDPDDRHVLAAAIVGRCDVIVTQNLHDFPESVVKPYGIEIQHPDDFLANHLNLAPGKFCVAVRKVRARLKNPRFTVQEYLATLTRQGLVVTVAELEQYAQLI, encoded by the coding sequence ATGAGCTATTATACAGCGCTGCTGGATGCCAATATCCTTTATCCAGCACCTATCCGAGATATGATGGTTCAACTCGCGGTAGAAGATCTTTTTCGAGCAAAGTGGACGGAAGATATTCATCGGGAATGGATTGAGGCGCTACTTAGAAATGAACCATACCGTGAACGTGCTGCCTTAGAGCGTACACGCAATTTAATGGATAAAGCGACCCGTGATTCCCTTGTCACGGGTTATAAACCTCTGATAAATAGTCTTACTTTACCTGATCCTGATGATCGTCATGTCTTGGCCGCAGCTATTGTAGGTCGATGCGACGTTATTGTCACACAGAACTTGCACGATTTCCCAGAAAGTGTGGTGAAACCTTATGGTATTGAAATTCAACATCCGGATGACTTCTTGGCCAATCACCTGAATCTTGCACCAGGGAAGTTTTGTGTCGCGGTTCGCAAGGTACGGGCACGTCTCAAGAATCCACGCTTCACTGTTCAAGAGTATCTTGCTACATTAACGCGTCAGGGGCTTGTTGTCACGGTTGCCGAACTCGAACAGTATGCTCAACTAATTTGA
- a CDS encoding helix-turn-helix domain-containing protein: MLAYRHRPPNEEESSIARNSKQLLAQYARENESLTVHVTDQEGTIELPAGAVSLLMDILGAMASGQGITLIPENAELTTVQAAEVLNVSRPFLIKLLEEGKIPYRKVGKHRRILMEDVMNYKHAIDEERESILDQLVADAQEQNMGYEK; encoded by the coding sequence ATGTTAGCCTACAGACATCGCCCTCCCAATGAAGAAGAATCATCAATTGCTCGTAATTCTAAGCAATTGCTTGCGCAATATGCACGAGAAAACGAATCTCTTACAGTTCATGTTACTGACCAGGAAGGCACAATAGAGTTACCTGCTGGAGCTGTCAGTTTACTGATGGATATATTAGGTGCGATGGCTTCTGGACAAGGTATTACATTGATTCCAGAAAATGCTGAACTAACCACAGTTCAGGCTGCAGAAGTTCTCAACGTATCGCGTCCATTTCTGATTAAATTGCTTGAGGAAGGCAAAATACCTTACCGAAAGGTCGGTAAACATCGCCGAATCCTGATGGAAGATGTTATGAATTATAAGCATGCGATTGATGAAGAACGCGAGTCGATTCTGGATCAGTTGGTAGCTGATGCGCAGGAGCAGAATATGGGATACGAAAAGTGA
- a CDS encoding serine/threonine-protein kinase, giving the protein MSEQGESKETQKRSNLLGKTIGQYELQQEIGRGGMATVYSARQISMNRTVAIKVLPRHFLHDPGFLERFEREVDVVSKLEHPHILPIYDYGETDGVPYIAMRYLGGGSMADLIRRGPPALEDMVQPLRQIGSALDYAHQRGIIHRDLKPGNIMLDEGGNAYLSDFGIARVMGSDLTGSAIIGTPAYMSPEQAHGAPIDARSDIYSLGIVLFELIAGREPYRAETPMGLLLMHINEPIPAVRQFRENVPEAVQVVVERATAKNPDQRYASASEMAEAFSAAVRGEHVTPLPMDPVSRGPASGVLTSARTIPAPSDADHQETLMPNEPLFGDVVTSTSEAPTRSRSPLIPILGLVLVLIVLGGGAVIAFSGGVPGLATTPVPTPFRGADTETANHYTLSIPTRWQFRDESDITRLTHTWRADDDSVFVVVTLIEDGDPTVESFNSRYVDESDTLIDEVTAEDGTLRRSYRIRDDASLADGQVDQFFYQGQGELTVVEMYTADSVAGNNTTITTLQLILDSLRLS; this is encoded by the coding sequence ATGAGTGAACAGGGCGAAAGCAAAGAGACCCAGAAGCGCAGCAACTTGCTCGGCAAGACGATTGGGCAATATGAACTGCAGCAGGAAATTGGTCGTGGTGGCATGGCGACGGTCTATAGCGCGCGCCAGATCAGCATGAATCGGACCGTAGCCATAAAAGTGCTGCCGCGCCACTTCTTGCATGATCCTGGCTTTTTAGAACGCTTCGAACGAGAAGTCGATGTCGTCTCTAAGCTGGAGCATCCGCATATCCTGCCAATTTATGATTACGGCGAAACCGATGGTGTGCCGTATATCGCTATGCGTTACCTGGGCGGCGGCAGCATGGCCGATCTCATCCGCCGGGGGCCACCAGCCCTAGAAGATATGGTGCAGCCTTTGCGGCAGATCGGTTCAGCGCTGGATTATGCCCATCAGCGCGGCATCATCCACCGCGACTTAAAGCCCGGTAACATCATGCTGGACGAAGGCGGCAACGCCTATCTGAGCGACTTTGGCATTGCGCGCGTCATGGGCAGCGATCTGACGGGTAGCGCCATCATTGGCACGCCTGCTTACATGTCCCCGGAGCAGGCACATGGTGCGCCGATTGATGCGCGTTCGGATATTTACTCGCTTGGTATTGTGCTATTTGAACTCATCGCAGGCCGTGAACCTTACCGGGCAGAGACGCCGATGGGCTTGCTCTTGATGCACATCAATGAGCCAATCCCGGCGGTTCGCCAGTTCCGTGAGAATGTGCCCGAAGCTGTCCAGGTTGTGGTCGAGCGTGCTACAGCTAAAAATCCAGATCAACGTTATGCCAGTGCCAGCGAAATGGCGGAAGCCTTCTCGGCGGCGGTGCGTGGCGAGCATGTGACCCCGCTACCGATGGACCCCGTCTCACGGGGGCCTGCCTCTGGCGTGCTGACAAGCGCCCGCACGATACCAGCCCCTTCTGATGCAGATCATCAGGAAACCCTGATGCCGAATGAACCCTTGTTTGGCGATGTGGTCACCAGCACGAGCGAGGCTCCAACGCGCTCCCGCTCACCCTTAATCCCCATTTTGGGCTTGGTACTGGTGCTGATCGTGCTGGGTGGTGGTGCTGTTATTGCCTTCTCTGGTGGCGTACCCGGATTAGCAACAACCCCGGTGCCGACTCCCTTCCGTGGGGCAGATACAGAAACAGCCAATCATTACACCCTCTCGATCCCGACGCGCTGGCAGTTCCGCGATGAAAGCGACATCACACGTCTGACGCATACCTGGCGTGCTGATGATGACAGCGTCTTCGTCGTCGTCACGCTCATTGAAGATGGCGACCCGACTGTGGAGAGCTTTAACAGCCGTTACGTTGATGAATCCGATACGCTCATTGATGAGGTGACTGCTGAAGATGGCACACTGCGCCGCAGTTATCGTATCCGTGATGATGCTTCGCTGGCGGATGGACAGGTCGACCAGTTCTTTTATCAGGGGCAGGGCGAACTCACCGTCGTTGAGATGTATACTGCCGATAGCGTAGCTGGCAACAACACGACAATCACCACTTTGCAGCTCATTCTGGATAGCCTGCGCCTGAGCTGA
- a CDS encoding tyrosine-type recombinase/integrase translates to MVPVCGGCGDANRRLLLRAIPGQIVGIGITAVGVVAGREQPLQLVIAVGKGLLGGCVIRFEQRLRCLNAIATPVHYIAELRLYRFADVVGQVEQAARWIIYIVAHELVGAHGLDMAVSPIVVEVARLTVPIGQADQAAFLIVTIADFQRAAVAIGHREQGTVPIQIVSIGHSLLRGCVAIAVETDLCQAIAFIVAVLRLPHRVGEACRAIFGHGDAVARRIIAELHIGRAARIAILDASHAPQAVEVALHIISAAAEAGIGHGDLQRKSKPRLKEASVRWMLSRLCERLHLLTYSPHQFRHSVGEILASHDHSELAVASALNHRSLRSARQYMPERLTEIHHLRRETEATLYPDRVKSDKDSDDDPVVCYLRIVK, encoded by the coding sequence ATGGTTCCAGTTTGTGGTGGTTGTGGTGATGCCAATCGTCGCCTGCTCCTGCGTGCGATTCCCGGCCAGATCGTAGGCATAGGCATAACTGCGGTCGGTGTCGTAGCTGGCAGAGAGCAGCCGCTGCAGCTTGTCATAGCTGTAGGAAAGGGTCTGCTGGGTGGATGTGTCATCCGGTTTGAGCAGCGTCTCCGTTGCCTGAACGCGATTGCCACGCCCGTCCACTACATAGCTGAACTGCGCTTGTACCGTTTCGCCGACGTGGTGGGTCAGGTCGAGCAGGCGGCCCGCTGGATCATATATATAGTCGCTCACGAGCTGGTTGGGGCGCACGGTCTCGATATGGCGGTTAGCCCCATCGTAGTCGAAGTTGCTCGTCTGACTGTCCCAATCGGTCAGGCTGATCAGGCGGCCTTTCTCATCGTAACCATAGCTGATTTCCAGCGTGCCGCCGTCGCCATCGGGCATCGAGAGCAGGGTACGGTTCCCATCCAGATTGTAAGCATAGGTCACAGTCTGCTCCGGGGTTGTGTCGCCATCGCTGTCGAAACCGACCTGTGTCAGGCGATTGCGTTCATCGTAGCTGTACTGCGTCTGCCGCACCGGGTTGGTGAAGCCTGCCGCGCTATATTCGGTCATGGCGATGCGGTTGCCCGCCGCATCATAGCTGAACTGCACATCGGGCGTGCTGCTCGGATCGCCATACTGGATGCCAGTCACGCGCCCCAGGCGGTCGAAGTCGCGCTGCACATCATAAGTGCCGCTGCCGAGGCCGGGATAGGTCATGGTGACCTGCAGCGTAAAAGTAAGCCACGCCTTAAGGAAGCATCCGTTCGCTGGATGTTGTCACGGCTGTGCGAGCGACTCCATCTGCTGACTTATTCTCCACATCAGTTCCGTCACTCGGTAGGTGAGATATTAGCCAGTCACGATCACAGTGAGTTAGCTGTCGCAAGTGCATTGAATCATCGGAGCCTGCGTAGTGCTCGGCAGTACATGCCGGAGCGATTGACTGAGATCCATCATCTGCGGCGTGAGACTGAAGCGACGTTGTATCCTGATCGTGTCAAAAGTGATAAAGACAGCGATGATGATCCGGTCGTTTGTTATCTACGCATTGTAAAGTAG
- a CDS encoding RHS repeat domain-containing protein, giving the protein MLQDGLGSVRTEVDVNADVLASQSYAPYGLPIDLNGSFDSPFGFTGEQIDSNALNYNRARYYNPMIGTFTALDPWEGIQNRPMSLNGYSWVEGNVINAVDPSGKSPVEHVQEKLGELSIKLLDDIQSLHKMAKEDPSQLISKQFCDLYNSSSHAKLPSLPEPPDPDIDDRLLDYIVNLFQLQRSSRFYLQFSQLWLLLEQF; this is encoded by the coding sequence ATGCTACAAGATGGACTGGGTAGTGTTCGCACAGAAGTCGACGTCAATGCGGATGTGCTCGCTAGCCAGAGCTATGCTCCTTACGGCCTGCCTATTGACCTTAATGGCAGCTTCGATTCGCCCTTCGGCTTCACCGGTGAGCAAATCGATAGTAACGCTCTGAACTACAACCGTGCTCGCTACTACAATCCCATGATTGGCACGTTTACAGCGCTCGATCCCTGGGAAGGCATTCAAAACAGGCCCATGAGCTTGAATGGGTATTCCTGGGTTGAAGGCAATGTCATCAATGCTGTTGACCCTAGCGGCAAATCACCAGTTGAACATGTACAAGAGAAACTAGGCGAACTAAGTATAAAGTTATTGGATGACATCCAATCACTACATAAAATGGCAAAAGAAGACCCATCTCAGTTGATCTCAAAGCAATTTTGTGACTTGTATAATTCATCTTCACACGCCAAGTTACCTAGCTTACCAGAACCACCAGATCCAGATATTGATGATAGACTGCTAGATTACATTGTGAACCTTTTCCAACTTCAAAGGAGCTCGAGATTCTATTTGCAATTTTCGCAGCTTTGGTTGCTGCTGGAGCAATTTTAG
- a CDS encoding DUF1308 domain-containing protein, which translates to MVAAGAILVTAVRSLRRTRRQINLDTSTAIALSSPITSIWTRIGIEEKALDKQMVMTSAAAAEFAEAVLKHAGVTEMAGAGIHIVRVQLIQNDPSSRVLQLPDPNLSRIADKIIFGTGDKLGIKTMTGDTTFVKHAKSNGVILDVYEHSPARFRGV; encoded by the coding sequence TTGGTTGCTGCTGGAGCAATTTTAGTTACTGCAGTCAGATCTCTACGACGAACCCGTCGACAAATCAATTTAGATACCAGCACTGCTATTGCACTGTCATCGCCAATAACAAGCATATGGACAAGAATAGGTATTGAAGAAAAAGCGCTAGACAAACAGATGGTTATGACATCTGCTGCTGCTGCAGAATTTGCCGAGGCAGTTCTAAAACATGCAGGTGTTACTGAAATGGCTGGTGCAGGAATTCATATTGTGCGAGTACAATTAATACAAAATGATCCCTCTTCAAGAGTCCTTCAATTACCTGATCCAAACCTAAGTAGAATTGCCGATAAGATCATCTTTGGAACTGGCGATAAACTAGGGATTAAAACAATGACAGGAGATACAACGTTTGTAAAGCATGCAAAGAGTAATGGAGTGATTCTCGATGTATACGAGCATTCACCTGCTAGATTTAGAGGAGTATAA
- a CDS encoding helix-turn-helix domain-containing protein, which yields MSISKICDQFSISKGTLYNYLRHQGVIIGKRP from the coding sequence ATGAGCATCAGCAAAATATGTGATCAGTTTTCCATTTCCAAAGGAACCCTCTACAATTACTTGCGTCACCAGGGAGTAATAATCGGCAAGCGACCATAA
- a CDS encoding WD40 repeat domain-containing protein, whose amino-acid sequence MLFRASKLEKFILVLTVFFLLTVFTAFSQDIVEPLEFDEITNFGSHLSEQNSEYEQILINSDQSRIAVRVGSTIEIWELPTFEKISEIVDPLSTFAWSPDGTRLATSAFDTLLSIWDSSDGSLIEEHEGIEAKSNGVRSIEWYKVNQITTGSFEYLLWNTASNDLPEIIDCHPWGSRLSWSHNQHYVATMGDESSIIWICDNDFRVIAKIEGYTSLAWSPDDTEIATVGIQNTLRIWNVESGEAISTSVGGDNNIVDIEWNVDGDKIVTVHTNDELRVWQRMMPDSFWLVGTMIVPGLNDAIWYGNRLITSANKTMQLWELK is encoded by the coding sequence ATGTTATTTCGAGCGTCAAAACTAGAAAAATTTATACTGGTCTTAACGGTTTTCTTCTTGCTAACAGTCTTCACGGCCTTTAGTCAGGATATTGTCGAACCTCTTGAATTTGATGAGATCACAAATTTTGGAAGTCATCTTTCCGAACAAAATTCCGAATACGAACAAATTCTGATCAATTCTGATCAATCACGTATTGCTGTACGTGTTGGAAGTACAATTGAAATTTGGGAACTTCCTACTTTTGAGAAAATATCCGAGATCGTTGATCCACTCAGCACTTTTGCCTGGAGTCCAGATGGAACAAGATTGGCAACAAGTGCTTTCGACACATTATTATCAATCTGGGATTCGTCAGATGGTAGTCTAATAGAAGAGCACGAAGGAATAGAAGCCAAAAGCAATGGTGTTCGCTCTATCGAATGGTATAAAGTGAATCAAATAACTACAGGATCGTTTGAATATTTGCTTTGGAATACTGCATCAAATGATCTTCCAGAAATTATTGATTGTCATCCATGGGGGTCAAGACTTTCTTGGAGCCACAATCAGCATTATGTAGCTACTATGGGTGACGAAAGCTCGATCATATGGATTTGTGATAATGACTTTAGAGTCATTGCAAAAATCGAAGGTTATACTTCTCTTGCATGGAGTCCGGACGATACTGAAATCGCTACGGTAGGGATTCAAAATACTTTAAGAATATGGAATGTAGAAAGCGGTGAAGCCATAAGTACTTCGGTTGGCGGTGACAACAATATAGTAGATATTGAATGGAATGTGGATGGAGATAAAATTGTAACTGTACATACAAATGATGAGTTGCGAGTATGGCAGCGCATGATGCCAGATTCATTTTGGTTAGTAGGAACTATGATTGTACCTGGACTTAACGATGCAATATGGTATGGAAATCGATTAATTACGTCAGCAAACAAAACTATGCAGTTGTGGGAGTTAAAATAG
- a CDS encoding RHS repeat-associated core domain-containing protein yields MLASQSYAPYGLPFDAFGTFASPFGFTGEQVDSNGLNYNRARYYNPMIGTFTALDPFEGIQNRPMSLNGYSWVEGNVTNAADPTGKYSCRGKDCFDFEQDMIKALLGYVDSSGNWQKGIIQRVTEMFTDKCCLYELYYGPSDGISCTPDASCLDGSCNLKDVGSWIGHVQQAQDIQNRLRQIIECYLNRGYARWVNTEDDSQLCKIKSLLLSAAQEWAGVNEFRPSRYDEFRLLPRMLMPEQLLAPLYEPHPLLVGQGVIGGTDFTAPAARPPEPPPPYGRGTDVPPGRHSAGGDLLGALVFGAICLPVLGPLAMSFPKISLASGAASTFCAANPQACLQLVPQP; encoded by the coding sequence GTGCTCGCTAGCCAGAGCTATGCTCCTTATGGCTTGCCCTTTGATGCCTTTGGCACATTCGCTTCGCCCTTCGGCTTCACTGGCGAGCAAGTCGATAGCAATGGCCTGAACTACAATCGCGCCCGTTACTACAATCCCATGATTGGCACCTTTACGGCGCTCGATCCGTTTGAAGGTATTCAAAATAGGCCTATGAGTCTGAATGGGTATTCCTGGGTTGAAGGCAATGTTACGAATGCGGCCGATCCTACAGGAAAGTATTCTTGTCGGGGAAAAGATTGCTTTGATTTTGAACAGGATATGATTAAAGCATTACTTGGATATGTGGATAGTTCAGGCAACTGGCAAAAGGGGATTATTCAGCGAGTGACAGAAATGTTTACTGATAAGTGTTGTTTGTATGAGCTTTACTACGGTCCATCGGATGGGATTTCTTGCACTCCTGATGCAAGCTGCCTTGATGGGAGCTGCAACTTAAAAGATGTGGGAAGCTGGATTGGACATGTACAGCAAGCTCAAGATATACAAAATAGGCTACGACAAATAATTGAATGTTATTTAAACCGAGGCTATGCTAGGTGGGTGAATACAGAAGATGATTCACAGCTATGCAAAATAAAATCCTTATTGTTGTCAGCCGCGCAAGAATGGGCTGGAGTAAATGAATTTCGCCCAAGTCGGTATGATGAGTTCCGACTCTTACCACGAATGCTTATGCCCGAACAACTACTTGCGCCTCTATATGAACCGCATCCACTCCTTGTAGGTCAAGGAGTTATTGGGGGCACTGATTTTACTGCACCTGCTGCTCGACCACCTGAACCACCACCGCCTTATGGTCGAGGTACAGACGTTCCACCTGGCAGGCACAGTGCAGGAGGAGATTTACTTGGGGCACTAGTGTTTGGAGCAATTTGCTTACCCGTTTTAGGACCTTTAGCAATGTCGTTTCCAAAAATCAGTTTGGCTTCGGGTGCCGCTAGCACATTCTGTGCAGCTAATCCTCAGGCTTGTCTTCAACTAGTTCCTCAACCATAA
- a CDS encoding tetratricopeptide repeat protein, translating into MKKDDDYYQMKVQGCLDNHLLEEAISVANEGIRLYPQHAPLFLLRGVAYEFKHDYKAAIRDLSQYLRFNPHAASTLHYRGICYWKLGQLDEAIKDFSQAIALDDNSSYLFDRARVYIEIKNFISAKEDLQRVIESDINPLSKLAKQLLAEILDSSQDP; encoded by the coding sequence ATGAAAAAAGATGATGATTACTATCAAATGAAGGTTCAAGGTTGCTTAGACAACCACCTTTTAGAAGAGGCTATATCTGTCGCAAATGAAGGCATACGCCTTTATCCTCAACATGCACCATTGTTTCTCCTCAGAGGTGTTGCATATGAGTTCAAACACGATTATAAGGCAGCCATTCGCGATTTGTCACAATATTTGAGATTTAATCCTCATGCAGCTTCAACTTTGCATTATCGAGGAATATGCTACTGGAAGCTTGGTCAACTTGACGAAGCGATCAAAGACTTTTCTCAAGCAATCGCCTTAGATGATAATTCCAGCTACTTATTCGACAGGGCCAGGGTGTATATAGAAATAAAAAATTTCATAAGCGCTAAAGAGGATCTACAACGAGTAATCGAAAGCGATATAAATCCACTTTCAAAACTAGCTAAACAACTATTAGCTGAAATCTTAGATAGTTCTCAGGATCCATAA
- a CDS encoding RHS repeat-associated core domain-containing protein produces the protein MLQDGLGSIRAEVDASADVLTSQSYAPYGLPFNISGNFTSPFGFTGEQVDSNGLNYNRARYYNPMIGTFTALDPFEGIQNRPMSLNGYSWVEGNPINLTDAIGLYLKCTLVGTRRTTIRPKRIEYTQTIGGKVEEIEVNSIDFFC, from the coding sequence ATGCTACAAGATGGCCTCGGCAGTATTCGAGCAGAAGTAGATGCCAGTGCGGACGTGCTCACTAGCCAGAGCTATGCCCCTTATGGCCTGCCCTTTAATATCTCCGGCAACTTCACTTCACCCTTCGGCTTTACTGGCGAGCAAGTCGATAGCAATGGCCTGAACTACAACCGTGCCCGTTACTACAATCCCATGATTGGCACATTTACGGCGCTCGATCCGTTTGAAGGTATTCAAAACAGGCCCATGAGCTTGAATGGGTACTCTTGGGTTGAAGGCAATCCAATCAATCTCACGGATGCAATTGGGTTATACCTTAAGTGCACGCTGGTGGGGACAAGGCGAACGACAATCCGCCCAAAACGAATCGAATATACTCAAACAATTGGTGGGAAAGTGGAGGAGATTGAAGTCAACAGTATTGATTTTTTTTGCTAG
- a CDS encoding DUF6896 domain-containing protein, translating to MDRLNEIQLNILSLAKKFIQRQSIVLDAMRELRPDLVMRYYDKIGTPVQWAELRSKNAGIAQSGHWGKNSEWEYLLHGPGCRLTNVETSEVIEWDVGDLKKFNVDWFISYLQSLFKQEIDNDLLSIRSFLSTTKQVEEMTDDELADQHYEWKKQLEPVLEQLCELGFLSKGSSFTYNLVD from the coding sequence ATGGATAGGTTAAATGAAATACAGTTAAATATATTGTCTTTAGCTAAAAAATTCATTCAAAGACAGTCTATAGTCCTAGATGCTATGCGGGAGTTGCGTCCTGATTTAGTAATGCGCTATTACGATAAGATAGGTACTCCAGTCCAGTGGGCCGAGTTGAGAAGTAAGAACGCTGGTATAGCTCAGAGTGGCCATTGGGGGAAGAATTCCGAATGGGAGTATCTATTACATGGGCCTGGGTGCCGATTAACCAATGTCGAGACATCAGAGGTAATTGAATGGGATGTGGGGGATTTGAAGAAGTTCAATGTTGATTGGTTTATCAGCTATTTACAATCTCTGTTCAAACAAGAAATTGATAATGATTTGTTATCTATTCGTTCGTTTCTGTCAACTACAAAGCAAGTTGAAGAAATGACAGATGATGAATTAGCTGATCAGCATTATGAATGGAAGAAACAGCTTGAACCAGTTCTTGAGCAACTGTGCGAATTAGGCTTTTTGTCAAAAGGAAGTTCCTTTACTTATAATCTAGTGGACTAA
- a CDS encoding ERF family protein: MLASLYEEITTNDGKTAYHIIVKLEFTFACGDTGQTMTLPWRGESIDTNDKRISKAATTGEKYFLLKSFILSTGDVQDDADNTSPEIVQRNNNGHRPKPPSNNNVVV, translated from the coding sequence TTGCTGGCGTCATTGTACGAAGAAATCACGACAAACGATGGTAAGACGGCTTATCACATTATTGTGAAGCTGGAATTCACATTCGCTTGTGGGGATACGGGCCAGACGATGACGCTACCCTGGCGGGGTGAGAGCATCGATACCAACGACAAAAGGATCAGCAAGGCCGCAACCACCGGTGAAAAATACTTCCTGTTGAAGTCATTCATACTCAGCACTGGCGACGTGCAGGATGATGCTGACAATACCTCGCCGGAGATTGTACAGCGCAACAACAACGGTCATCGACCCAAGCCGCCAAGCAATAATAACGTGGTTGTGTGA